Sequence from the Argentina anserina chromosome 7, drPotAnse1.1, whole genome shotgun sequence genome:
GAAATTGTGTTCAGTTGGTTCATTGAGTTTGAAGAGGTTTCACCTAACCAATGATGTGCAGTCACAGATGGTGAAGTTGTTATGTCCATACATAGATAAATCAATATTGAGGCTAAGTCCATCCAGTTCTGTTTCCGAGGCGGGGTCAAAATCCATTCTGCCACTATCTAGTTATGAGGCCCCACAATTTGCTCAGTCCTTTTACCCATTACTTGTTGATCTATATAACATATTTATTGATCTTCCATCAATGGGAAAGGTTTTAGCTCATGCGCAAAAGATGCTTTATGATGTGAACAAGGGTGTTGCTGTAGATGCCAAAGACATAAATGAAGTATATGCCTTCCGCATTGCTGTCGAGGGGCTGAGAATTTCTTTCAACAATGCTGGTCGGCTTCCCATCAATAAAATAAGGAATCCCAACTTGAGTAAGATTCAATTTTCCGATCTTCCAGTTGAGGACAAATCTCAAGCTCTCTTCGCACAGGCCCTTCGGAGCCAGACTAAGAAGTTTAATACCGTAGTTGCAGTAGTGGATGCTAGTTGCCTAGCAGGTCTCCGAAAACACTGGAATACTCCTGTTCCTGTAGAGGTAAATGAATTGGTTGGACAGCTTATTACTGATTGTGAAGGTGAGGGGGGAATGTCTAATTATACTGAGAAGAAGAGCTTAATAAGCGGTAAACCATTGGTGGCAGTTGGGGCCGGGGCAACAGCAGTTTTAGGAGCCTCTTCACTCTCTAAGGTTGTTCCTGCTTCGACCTTTATGAAGGTTGTGACTTCCAAAGTTCCTGCATCGATCTTGCTCAAGGTTGTGACTCTCAAAGTTCCTTCTTCACTTCAACTTTTTATAAGCCAAACCCATAAGACCGTGGGACTTTCCCTCAGTAAGATTCTTGGCACATCAAAAATGGTAGTTCCAAGTCTTGCGAGTTCTGGAGTCAAATCAACAACTGTATTGAAAGCAACTGCATCTGCTGAGAAGTTCCGGGCAGTTGCCCACAGTGTTATAGCCAGTGCTGAGAATACGAGCATTTCAGCAATGAGAACAGCATTTTATCATATAATGAGGAAACGGCAGGTTCGGCCAATTGGTGTCCTGCCATGGGCTACATTTGGATGTAGTATTGCAACTTGTGCTGGGTTATTTGCATATGGAGATGGGATTGAATGTGCAGCTGAATCTGTTCCTGAAGCTCCATCAATTGCCAGTTTGGGTCGTGGAATTCAAGGTTTACACCTGGCATCGCAGGAAGTGATGCAGAGAGATGGCACCAAAGTACAAAGATCTATTGACTCACTATTGTATAGTTTGAGGAAAGTCAGAGTTCAATAGAGTAAGAATGCAATTCTTGTCTTATTTCTGCTAGTCTACAATTTTCATAGAGTGATTGCTGCCTGAATGGATTTCTACTGTAGATAAAAAGTTTATAGTAAGATATTTAGACttccaaaagaaaaaggaatttGGTTAGATACTTGTGTTTCTTTGCATCGTCATTTTTTTCCTTACTGGGAATCTGTTTTTAGACTAGGTGCAACATATATACAAGTTGCAGAAAATTTTTCCTCGTTCATCGTAGGTATTTAGAGTTCTTTTAACCAAAATCatagaaaggaaataaatGGATAATTCTCCCCTGAAGATTTGAGTAGAAGTAGTTGAAAATTTTGCCTTGCAAGAGTCGGGCACTTAAGTCATGGAGACTGATTGTTTGCTTCGAACTGGGTTTTAATCTTCCTATTTTGAGAAGTTCAGAAATTTAAGAGTGATTCTGTGTAATTTGATGGTTATCTCAAAACATTTGTTTGTAATTTAAAAAGTGCCATTGTATTTTTGTATCTGGATCGAAATGTCTGGCCTCATTTACAGTATTTTTCATATTGCTCTCATATCCCTGCATAACTTCTATCTCTTTACTCTCACCCTCTGGTAAGTTAGAGTTTTGATGCTAACCTATATGTATTACACCTTGTGTTTATGATGAGAAATAATAATATCAATATCAGATAGGAGTGAGAAAACAAGTATAATCCAACAATGTAGAAGtctgaaaaataatatatatttttctctaTAGACTGACATGGATCCTGATGAATATATCTGAAATTTTACAACCAAGGGGGGCTTCACTCTGGCTTTGTTATTCATTGTTTCGTGGCTGCTTATTTTAGTTTCAGTGCTTCTTGCTCTAATTTTTGGGAAATCCATCTGGTTCTGCAGAGGGTATTGCTTCTATCTATGTATCTGGCAGTTTTTAGGTAAGTAGGTGGCTGGGTGCTGAGGGTGTTTAAGCAGTGGAGGCTTGAAATTAGATCTATTGATATCTCATTTTGGGCGACATGATCCACATCAACTTAGTTTCTTGATTTCTATTGATGTTCTCTCTTCATGTGTTGTTTCGCTGGGCTCTAGGCCTTTCAGTTATTGATCTGTTGCATGGTTTTCTTCACAATTGTAACTTCATCAGATGTAGGTATTTGTGTGTTTATGTTGTGTTTTGTTGATTACGATCAGATACAAGAAACTACATTAATAGTATGAGATACGTACAACTggcaatttttttgtttggccGTTTAAACAATACTGTGTTAATCAAGCTCAGGTAAGATCAGCTGTTCGGTCACTCATCTTAAAGACATGAGAGCTTGACTCGACTGCttagttgaaacttgaaagtatTATTGGTGGCCATTTTATCCATCTAACTTACCTACAGTTCTTCAGGTCACATTCTTTGTTCGCTTATCTAATAGCTCTTCTTATGACTTGATCAACTTGGTCATTTTTCATGCCAtataattttcattaaaaCAATACTCTTAAAACTCCTGATATTATTTCTAATCATAATTGTGTCACTGCTGAAAGTCGTCCTGCATATTAGCAGTTTCTTGTGTCAATGAATTATTAGTGCATTCATTTTGTGTTCTCTCCTTGCACTTGTTGGAAATTACGAGCGGAAACACATCGCTCCTTTTATCTGAATTCCCACATTTCTTTTATAATTAGTCTGTAgataaaacaaaaggaaataaacatgagattggAACAGTGCATATTTTTATTCTGGGCTAAGAAACTTTAGCACTATAGTTTCAGCTCTTTCAAGAATTGAAGATGTTTAATTTTTCCACGTATTAAATCCTTCAAGGCTTCAAGCTCTCCTTTACTTATAGTATATTGCATCATTCGGATTCTTTTAGAACAAATAACTGCACCCAGTTGTGGATTTCACACTCCCTTTTATATACAGTGCATCTCTTTTAAGACATTATATAttcatgatgatgaaattattGTACTTATATCTTCATAATTTATTTGGCCGAATGCTAATTATTGTTTCTGGATAGTGTTTTTCGTTGAAAGATATAAATTTGATTTTGAAGATTGGAAAAGGATTCACCTCATTTTCTTATTATTGCTCTTCCATAATCATCTGACTCTGCAACACATGCCATGCTTAGCTAAACACTTGGACcactcataagtcataaccACCATTTCTATGATCCTCTGATCATCGAAAACGTTTTCGACAAATCTCCACAAACATAGCCAACTCCAAGGGTCATGTCTGAAGTCCGGTCAGGTGGTGACAAGGTCGGAAGTTGTCTTCTATTGAGTACCTGACTGACTTTCCGACTGTTTACAAAGATGAGACTGATGCCACTGGAGTAAATTACACTCGACCTTCATAGTAGAATATACCAAATTCTTGACGTGTACAAATTGCGCCGTAACGAATGGTTCaaacaatgaagaaaaaagCCATAATGATTATGGCGGGAGGGGCCGGAGAGGAGAATGATGAAAAAGtcttggttttggtttttggttgGTCCCATTGTGCTCTACagaattcaattcaatccTCCCACCCAGAAAATCCCAAGACTTTTGGCGGTGGAATTGAAATAAATACCAAAACAATACATGCATAATTGGACCAATCTTCTTCTCGGTTTAGTTTGCTTTGTTTGGGTCGTGAATAAATATCCTTGACTCGTGACATGCATGTTtgttataaattaaaattaaactaaaaccaattttgtttattttcctTATCACGCCAACTATAGGAAACACCGGCCTGTCATTGCTGTTGTTAATTTACGAAGATCTTTGAGCCCCTTCAGTTTCTCTGGATATTGGGTTGTGTTTGGGATTGATTTTTGTGGGGGGTTTTGAGGTGAAAGtttggatttttattttctggggGCCTGGTTTGATCGAGGAAGGGGAGGAGGATTTGATTGGCTTTTGATACCAAGAGGAGGGTGTTTGACATTGGAGAAGAGGCTTTGAAGGTTTAAGATTTGTCAAGTTGGACGCTTTTGGTTATTGGGTTTTGAGTTTTGGAATCTGGGATCTGGTGCCCTTGTTGGTTTCAGCTTCAGAAGGTTGTCTCAGGTACTGAAAAGAGCTTTTCTAAATCTTTATGAGTTTTTAAGTTGTTGTTgatatctgattttcatttgtCTCCAAGCATTTATAGTCCATTTGGTGGTGATAGTTGATCGGACAGAGAGACACCGCTAATACCCAATGCAAATTGTAATGCTTGCTTTATAGGGAAACCTGGAAATTGAAAGAAAGCTGCTGCATTAGTTTGGTTGGATAACTGGATGTATTTTAGAAGTATGGACCAAATCTTGTGATTTTATAACTAAAGATGTCTTCAAGTACCGTATTGTTCTCAGAGTTTTATACTACGAGTTTGAGTTTCTGCTTTCAGCCTAATCTCATGATCCTAGACATTCACAAATGACGTATTTTAAGTTTGGATAAACTTTATCAGTCAAATATTTTGGTATTTGGTTGTTTTACAGGAGCTTTTACTCTATCAGATGAGGAAGCATGGATTTGGCAGTAGTTTATTGTGTTACAATCTCCTTGATTGTGCCAGTCTGAAGCTATATAGGTCGGATTTTAATTagagtttgttttgtttagagGCAGTGTGGAAAAGGATTATAGTTTTAAGCTTTGAGACTGATATTGACATGGGGGGCCAATGCTCCAAACTCATACCATGCTGTGGGAATTCACAATTCAATGCAGCAGCAGTTGTTGAAGCGCCAGCTATTGGTAGGTTAATATATGCATATGTGTTGATGACGTGCATTCTTGGTTGTCTTCTGTAATTAACAGAGAAGCAGATCATATCTGATGCATCTGAACTGGATGCTTTTACTGCAGAAAATGTGGAGAAGAGCGAGGTTGACTACTTGCCTAGATTTCGTGAATTCACTCTTGAGCAACTCAAAAATGCCACATCTGGTTTTGCAGTGGAGTACATTGTGTCTGAACAGGGTGAGAGGGCTCCAAATGTTGTTTATAAAGGAAAACTAGAAAACCAGATGAGAATTGCTGTTAAGCGCTTCAATAGGGTGGCTTGGCCTGACGCTCGGCAATTTGTGGTAACATCCTTCATCTTAATACTTTCCTTTTTTTCCTAGTACTCACAGTCAGACACCACTGATTGGCTATGATTTTATCAGCTCTAAACAAGGAATAAGGCATTTTCTGTCCTCGTTTTTTCATTTCTGACCACCATTGTGATACAATTATCTTTTGTACAACTGAAGGAGGAGGCCAGATTGGTTGGTCAGCTCCGCAACCATAGATTGGTTAATTTGCTTGGATGCTGCTGCCAAGATGATGAGAGGTTGCTTGTAGCAGAATATATGCCCAAtgacacacttgcaaaacacctGTTCCATTGTAAGTCTTTTGAGTACTATGATTAATTGTCTTTCTGACAGTCATCATTAATTGTCAAAAATCTGATTCGTCTGGTTCTGGAATTTTTCTGATTAATGTTTGAAGTGTTGTGCATGATGATTTGATTAttcgaaattttgaatttggattGGTGTTGGAATAGAACATGTTAAGATTGTGAGAATCACAATTTACTTTGGCAATGATGACCATATATTTTGTTAGAACattaaatatattaatttCTGTCTTGCTGTACAGTGGTTTGCCTCATCACTCTGCTTCTGGTAATTCCCAAATAGTACATGAAACGGGTATTGCTGTCAGGATTTTTACCAAGACTGTGGTTGCGAATTACTTTTACTATATTTTCTTCTGattcttcattttcatctcCTCTCCACATTTGGGTGCCACAGACTTTATTGATCAGTCATTTGTCTTCCTAGTCAATGTTTTTCTTTATCAATGTATCCTGTTTTGACAAATATAAAGTTTCGCTCCAGTCATATAATTGTCTGCATTTTTGTTGTCTAATTAGTTGAATTGATACAGACCCTGCTTGTTGGGTACTATGCTGCTAGTTGGGGTGTATAACTTCATTAATTTCTTGAATCAGGGGATGCACACCCCATGAAATGGACAATGCGATTAAGGGTTGTTTTACATCTTGCACAAGCTCTAGAATACTGCACAAGCCAGGGGCGTGCCCTTTATCATGACCTGAATGCTTACAGAGTTTTATTTGATgaggtaaatatatatattgagttaTTGACTGATTTAACTCCATATATTTTCTAATGATTTGATACACTCATATTCTGAAAAcattctttttatttcatgTATGATTATTTTGCAGAATAGTAATCCTAGATTATCTACCTTTGGCCTGATGAAAAATAGTCGGGATGGGAAGAGTTATAGTACAAATCTGGCATTTACTCCTCCTGAATATCTTAGAACTGGTATGTGCCACCTAGAAACAAGCAATGCTTTCTCTCCAAATAACAGTATCTGAGTAATAAATTCTTACAGCTGCTTGGTTGAGTTAATGAGTTATGAACTTGTGATaggtaataaaataatatgctTGTCCAGAATTTCATATAACCGTGGACGTCCCACTCTGCATGTTCTTTTTAAACTTAGTTAATAATGTTTTAGAACCTTGGGATATGCATTATTGTCAATATAACTGATGCTTCTCAACATCTTACCATTAAGTACTGGTTGATCATAATCTTCCCTGAACATCACATAGTAATTCCTGCTATTCATATGCTTGTTCTAATTGTGTTGTTGTGTGATCACAAGTACTATCACTCACCGTCCTAACTAATTAATTTGCAAGATGAAACTATGACTTACTTCACGTTGATTCATTTGCTTAACAGGGAGAGTGACACCAGACAGTGTGATATACAGCTTTGGCACTCTTTTACTCGATATTCTCAGTGGAAAGCACATTCCCCCTAGTCATGTAAGTGATTGATCTTGAGAGGTGTAAGAAATATTTGAGGAAAAAGGACTggaggaaaaaaaatctaacCTCTTACTTTGAACGCAGTATGCATCATTATTCACTAAATCGCTAGATAATGTTAAGGGTGCTGCCTGCTGAGTTCTCCCTCATTCTAGGTAAACATTGAGGTATATATGTTAGTCTGATGGTTTATTATATTGTATCAGGCCCTAGACCTGATTAGGGACAGAAATCTTCAGATGCTGACAGATTCATGCTTGGAAGGACAACTGTCTCAAGATGATGGTACTGAATTGGTACGCTTGGCTTCACGATGTTTACAATCTGAACCTCGAGAGCGACCAAATCCAAAGTCATTAGTTTCTGCATTGACTACTCTTCAGAAAGAAACTGAGGTcagttttaattttatattccATTCCCAACCATTTGAAAGGATCATTTGACTTCCTTCATTAGATCGATTTTAGATCACTTCTTTTTTGGcggtcctttttttttttgggtcaagATACTTAGCAGTCTTGTAAGCAGTATAGTTATAAGGAGACTACATTTGCATGTAGAACCCTTTGACTGTTGGAAGTGAAATTAGAAGTGAGTCTAGGGGCAggataattattttttcaataccTCCATAATCAGTGATGTTGTTTACACTATATTTAACAATATTTCACGACCCAAAAATAAAGTATTAATTACAGGGTTGCTAGGGAGTTTGAATTTCTTAAAAATTAAAAGCCATAACTAAAATTTGAAGATGTTGGGAGTTACATGATACACCTCTTTAAGACTTCATCTCTTTAAAATCTCTTTAGTACTAAGTAGGTTAATCAATTATAGATGCTTAGCAAGATGCTGGTAGCTGTAATTCTTATTTATTTCCTGTGCATCAACTGCAGATTCTGTCTCATGTATTGATGGGTATCCCGCACACTAACTCTTGCTCTCCTCTCTCACCACTTGGTGAAGCCTGCTCCAGAAGGGATTTGACTGCAGTCCATGAGATCCTGGAGAATATTGGTTACAAAGATGATGGAATGACAAATGAGGTTCTGTTTATGTTTATGGACCAAACCTTAGTAGTTAATACtataaataattatcattatattatatgtatatgttaTTGGACTTCTGTATTCACGTGTTTTGCATCTCAGGTGGTTTGTTCTTTCTCTAAGACTTTTGCCGCTGCAAATCACTATTTACTGTACTGAAATATTCTATCTACTTATCATCCACCGCAGCTCTCTTTCCAAATGTGGACCGACCAGATGCAGGAAACATTAGATTCAAAGAAAAATGGGGATTCTGCTTTTAAGAGGAAGGACTTTAGAACCGCAATTGAGTGTTATTCACAGGTGAAGTTTAtcagaattttctttttatgacTTATTTTAATAGGTTGGTTGATAAATTCTACTATGAAATTTATTTGATACTAATTCCAATTTCCAAGTAAGGTACTAGACTGACTTTCGTTATACAAACTCGGCCTATCACATTCAAATTCATATAACCATACTATGATTACAAACCTGACCTGCTAAGTCGAGACAAGAATTGAATTAGAAGTTTATAGGTATGCATGTTGGTGTGTGAAGAAACAGTCCTAGTGAAGCCACAAATGTGTTGGGTTCTTATGTTCCATGATCTGAATATTTTATTATGCTGACCGTTGCTTCTACTTGCAGTTTATTGATATTGGAAACATGGTCTCTCCCACAATCATTGCCCGTCGTAGTTTGTCTTATCTTATGGATGAGAGGCCTCAGGAAGCTCTAAATGATGCTATGCAAGCTCAAGTAATTTCCCCTGTATGGCACATTGCATCTTATCTACAGGCTGCTTCCCTTTTTGCACTCGGAATGGAGACTGAGGCACAATCAGCACTGAAGGAGGGTACTGTGCATGAAGCCAAAAGGAACACTGCAGCTGGACAGAAGTGAAAATCAAGGCTCAGCTGCTGCTCAGGTACCAAATCAGACACTACTCAGTTTTGCTCTCAACATAAATATGTTTTAACAGAAAGTCCCAAACAAGGGAAGTCGAATCTTCATTCATCACCATAATGTTTCCTAGATGTTGAgcattttgtttaatttgatcCCTGTATGCTAAATGATTCCATTATGCAAAAGATACATGTAGTTCAGAAGCATGTAATATATGTAGAGACAATTCCTATCTATTCTTTTTGGTGAAAAAACAATTCAATTTCAGACAGGATCTTGACCCTCGAGTGTTGCAGACTTGCAGTTCATAATCATGAGCTTTTTTTAATCTGTAGTTAACGATATTGTTACTTAAGCCAGGGCAAAGATGCCTGTAGTCATCCACAAGGTCTTGTCTGATGGTGTGAATCTGCCCCTCTCCATGCGCTTCCTTGACGTTAACATGGTGGTGGCGCGTGGCTGAGGGATGAGCTAGACGTTGATCTTGCATTCAAGCACATTCTGGCTTCCATCGGAAcactgaaaagaaaaagatttgTGCGTTCACACTTCAAAATAGATGAAAAATACTCCCATATATTTTGCCACTCAGGCAACATCCCTTATCTTGAGCTggtgctctttttttttattgtattgGAGGATAAAGTACAGAAAGCACCGAAGGAATAATGCTTGAAGCATTCAAGAACACTGCCGTTGGACACAAGTGAGAACAGAGGTTCAGTACTAATTGTGACATTTCTCATATTCCAATATAACTGGAAGCTGCTTCCACATGTATTTGATTTGACCTCTATATAAATCTACAAATAACTTTCAAAATACATGGAAAACACAGTAGATTGGTTTTAACACAGTTGGAAGAAAGTTTTGGTGAAGCAAATCAAGGTGCTGGCATTCTATGAAAGAAAATTTGGACAATTTTTCTTAATTGTGTGAAAATAAGTATAGAAGTTTTCATGGAACGTTGAAGTAGATAAATGTATTGTGTAATATCTCGGgaattaataattattttctaattaatattcggagatatttaatttggtggtgatccgattatatagtacgagggagaaaacTAAAGTATTCGAGCGATTTATACTCAAAAACGTTACCGTAAGAGGTCAAGAGTTTACTTTTTATCCGTtaggaatctcagaaaacttcattcatgaaagtcgtagagttcgtcaatacaAATTCGTGGACATGCGACACgtctaaatcggagttcgtatgaagaagttacgaatcaaaatgtatttgaacattttttgaaaatagtataaatagaggaattaaagagaaaaatgggcagaaaaatcagaaattcggatcgttactgttcacccaaAAACCCAGATTTTTTCCTCCCGAGTGGCCGACTTTAGTCCGCCGGATCTCCGttgtccggccaccatagactGGCGCACCAGTCtcgtttgaaaggttgttaCGTCCCCTATCGATTGGTGGCAGCGCCACCTGCTATCTCACCGCCGTTTGGGAGTGGTGAAGCCCGAAAGTTCCCTCAAAGTGCACaatttcgccgaacttcacCTCGCCggaactccctcctccggccagcaatcggtgagattcttgtcctattttgaaggtctccctccatactacaaaccctccaaaatatTTAACCCAAATCATTTTGTGCTAGGaaaatcgaagaaaagaaatcctaaggtttaaattggggcttttcggtttttgttaaattgaactATTTAGGTTTCGATTTAGactttggtgtcaactagaaagttgttggaaatgttgtttattgTGGTGGTAAATTTTGGTGATCATCGGTGGCCACTGGAATGGCGGCGGCGCATGAACAGTGTgttcatgaacaatgttttgttAATAGTGTTCAGATGTAATGAATCGTCACCtgagattttacgtatcgttttatAACcactttatcatgctattagatGACCGACGAAATGAGTGAGAGAATCGCTCTCGGTGTTGTGGAAGTTTCACgtaggaaataaggtgagtaaagcTCACAATGATTATCATTATCcaagtagtgttataattattgaatttagtttgagttgttaacagtctttgcatcactagcttataaaaattgttctaaaaatatgttttggtttaaattacgtgaacttgatcatctacggttcatgggtaagtgaaatgctattttaataaatgaatttaaaaggttttagtgattatagactatggtgaatatgagtaaatctcactatgacaagtttACTCTTGGCGGTGATTCATATTTACGATTTCTTgaaaagagtgaactgtgacatctatataatatagtgggttgtgtatgtgtacaaaaatggtaaatacgatacatatatatgggttgctatattatataatgttatagtttttatttcaaaatgagattatattgtggtgactatataaatattgttgtgcaagagtcgcttggttgtagtacaataacatgtgtggattgttatattgtacgtggttttaacatcgagtcttgttaaaacgttttctggtcttcggacgttgttggcagtaatcgaAAACAAGTCTTGGCCGGGTGTCGATCGGTGTTCTGCATGAGGAGTAACAGATGGGTAtctaggtctcatgagtacccatgtttttaaataattttgggtaacagatgggttgtccagtgtctcatgattacacataattttaaatgatattgggtaatagatgggttgcccagtgtcacatgagtacgtttgtctttaaattTTATCTGTCATATTTGTTTTGTAtgcaatgtatgttatactgttggtttactcatacgggttgaaaagcttactgggtttgtatttacaatcccggtacaccaattcgatggtgtaggggatagttctgcatgtaGGGTTAGCAGATTCggagggcttactctgaagatttctttcttctgtttgtgatgaggattgagtgaattttacatttctattggttataatactgaggtataaactggttatgtattattcaagtcaactgagtcttgatgtggactcagtttcaatacactgttattataaaatgattttaatatattttagattattttaaaatttttattgctttaaattcgaatttttatcatttgaaattTCGGAGAAATGTGATATATTGAACCTTAAATTGCAGTCCATATATAATCACCAATCATTTTGTAGCTATTGAACACATCATTATTTTCAACACTTTTTTTTACAAGGACAGTACTTCTGATATATCAGAAGTTTCTGATACTTAATCAAGGACACATAGGGATTAGGACTTGCATATTATTGAAAATTAATACAATGACGGCATGAAAACCAAACTTGGCTACGTAAAGATAAAGATGCACCGAACACTCTTTTATCCAAAATAAAAGACACTAAAAACACTCATAAACTTGGAGACTTAATTGAGCAGATGATTGCCCAGCGCCAGTTTGAATTGAAAGGAAGCACCTTGTCCCCTGAAGATGTTGGTGCTGTATAAAACATCAGTCAATTCAATcagttagagagagagagagagagagagagagagagagagagagagagagagagagagagagagagagagagtaccgCTTAGGATTGTCTATTAAGCATCTCCTTTAACTTCCGTCTTATCAAAGCTAACCTCACATAGAGCCAATCATTTAGAGCATTCAAGAAGTTGTAGTATGCGTATCTCCATGACCTCTTGAATATCAAACTCCCACAAACTGCCCAAAATCCAACAGCAAATCCGAGTCCCAAACTTATGTAGAACCCTTGTGTGATGAGCTCATCTGCATCTTCTTGACCAATCGAGCCATTAGTTCCCTCTGgattacaaaaatcaagtgGAGGTCCACACAAGAAAGGATTTCCAATATAGGAGGAGGCATCAAAGCCTTGGAGCTGAGTGCCAGTTGGAATTTTACCAGACAAGTTGTTGTACGACAAATCCATGGCACCAAGTCTATCGATATGAGCAAGGCTTTCCGGAATTCCACCATGCATCTTGTTTCTTGACAAATCAAGTGAATCCAATGACTCCAACTTTCCAATCTCCGGAGGTATGCGTCCAGTTAAGTGGTTTCTTGAAAGGTTCAATGAAACCAACCCAACAAGATGAGTGATTTCAATTGGTATCTCCCCAGTTAATTTGTTGCTTGAGAGATCAATTCTCTTGACTAGTCCCAAAGTACTTTGGTAAGAAGATAATGCCCCTTTCCACATGAAAGTCTCATCGTCCTCATAATAAAGAGAAGTCATAGGTGGTTCAGCCTCAGATGTATGAAAAGAATGTCTGATGGTTAGATTT
This genomic interval carries:
- the LOC126801863 gene encoding uncharacterized protein LOC126801863 — protein: MALALVRNLQNVWPFSVLKPNDLKLSNELVGRLGISEHTKQFVYAVREPETGSVIYILSAQSLSEWSALDVECLIREVKPDAVIAQVDVSTMTEKIVSRGGVDNSVPTSSFEVLKRCFLEKVNKDKYESLAGELVLEEIFGVGFHGHFLAARRVAQEIGSSFLVLEFPSGKNSDDEDTSGEVEAVPKFQGLASSLVPQKLCSVGSLSLKRFHLTNDVQSQMVKLLCPYIDKSILRLSPSSSVSEAGSKSILPLSSYEAPQFAQSFYPLLVDLYNIFIDLPSMGKVLAHAQKMLYDVNKGVAVDAKDINEVYAFRIAVEGLRISFNNAGRLPINKIRNPNLSKIQFSDLPVEDKSQALFAQALRSQTKKFNTVVAVVDASCLAGLRKHWNTPVPVEVNELVGQLITDCEGEGGMSNYTEKKSLISGKPLVAVGAGATAVLGASSLSKVVPASTFMKVVTSKVPASILLKVVTLKVPSSLQLFISQTHKTVGLSLSKILGTSKMVVPSLASSGVKSTTVLKATASAEKFRAVAHSVIASAENTSISAMRTAFYHIMRKRQVRPIGVLPWATFGCSIATCAGLFAYGDGIECAAESVPEAPSIASLGRGIQGLHLASQEVMQRDGTKVQRSIDSLLYSLRKVRVQ
- the LOC126802766 gene encoding serine/threonine-protein kinase BSK3-like: MGGQCSKLIPCCGNSQFNAAAVVEAPAIENVEKSEVDYLPRFREFTLEQLKNATSGFAVEYIVSEQGERAPNVVYKGKLENQMRIAVKRFNRVAWPDARQFVEEARLVGQLRNHRLVNLLGCCCQDDERLLVAEYMPNDTLAKHLFHWDAHPMKWTMRLRVVLHLAQALEYCTSQGRALYHDLNAYRVLFDENSNPRLSTFGLMKNSRDGKSYSTNLAFTPPEYLRTGRVTPDSVIYSFGTLLLDILSGKHIPPSHALDLIRDRNLQMLTDSCLEGQLSQDDGTELVRLASRCLQSEPRERPNPKSLVSALTTLQKETEILSHVLMGIPHTNSCSPLSPLGEACSRRDLTAVHEILENIGYKDDGMTNELSFQMWTDQMQETLDSKKNGDSAFKRKDFRTAIECYSQFIDIGNMVSPTIIARRSLSYLMDERPQEALNDAMQAQVISPVWHIASYLQAASLFALGMETEAQSALKEGTVHEAKRNTAAGQK